In Pleurocapsa sp. PCC 7319, the following are encoded in one genomic region:
- a CDS encoding bifunctional pantoate--beta-alanine ligase/(d)CMP kinase yields the protein MVLLLKTIRELRSQIAIHRQKQQCQVGLVPTMGAFHQGHLSLIKRASAENNFVIVSIFVNPLQFTPTEDLAQYPRQLQQDLELCQKLGVDLVFAPENQEMNSSGDTTSLDDNTSVIPPQNMTDVLCGKFRPGHFTGVATIVTKLLNILQPDRAYFGQKDAQQLAIIRRLVADLNIPVKIVACPIIRETSGLALSSRNQYLTAREKEDAAQIYRSLQQAATAFNQGKLEAKVLIDLVKEKLSPVAGVTIQYVELVDPNTLQPLEQIKDAGLLAIAAYVGSTRLIDNIVLQKRQPIVAIDGPAGAGKSTVTRRVAHQLGLLYLDTGAMYRAVTWLVMESNIAIDNHEAIANLIKNVSLELTSPTAFDLPTIVYIDDREVTNAIRTPEVTANVSAIAAQAAVRQKLVEMQQQWGEKGGIIAEGRDIGTNVFPNAELKIFLTASAAERARRRLQDLQNQGRNDIDLQQLTQDIQQRDEQDSNRAIAPLKKADDAIELITDNLTIDEVIAKIINLYNQIK from the coding sequence ATGGTGCTTTTGTTAAAAACAATTCGAGAATTACGCTCTCAGATCGCGATTCATCGTCAGAAACAGCAATGCCAAGTCGGTTTAGTACCTACTATGGGAGCTTTTCATCAGGGGCATTTGAGTTTAATCAAACGAGCGAGCGCCGAAAATAATTTCGTAATTGTCAGCATCTTTGTAAATCCCCTACAATTTACTCCCACAGAAGATTTAGCTCAGTATCCTCGTCAACTACAGCAAGACCTTGAGCTATGTCAGAAATTAGGAGTCGATCTGGTCTTTGCCCCTGAAAATCAGGAAATGAATAGTAGTGGAGATACCACATCCCTAGACGATAATACTTCTGTGATTCCTCCTCAAAATATGACAGATGTATTGTGTGGTAAATTTCGCCCTGGTCACTTTACAGGGGTTGCTACTATTGTTACCAAACTATTGAATATCCTTCAGCCCGATCGCGCTTATTTTGGACAAAAAGATGCTCAACAGCTAGCAATTATTCGTCGTTTGGTAGCCGACTTAAATATTCCTGTAAAAATTGTTGCTTGTCCCATTATTAGAGAAACATCGGGTTTAGCATTAAGCTCTCGCAATCAGTATCTAACAGCAAGGGAAAAAGAAGATGCTGCCCAAATCTATCGCAGTTTACAACAAGCAGCAACAGCTTTTAATCAAGGGAAGTTAGAAGCTAAAGTTCTAATAGATTTAGTCAAAGAGAAATTAAGTCCCGTTGCAGGGGTTACAATTCAATATGTTGAGTTAGTTGATCCTAATACTCTCCAGCCCCTAGAGCAGATTAAAGATGCTGGATTACTAGCGATCGCAGCTTATGTTGGTTCTACTCGTCTCATAGATAATATTGTGTTGCAAAAACGTCAGCCCATCGTAGCTATTGATGGTCCAGCAGGGGCAGGAAAATCTACAGTTACTCGCCGCGTGGCACATCAACTGGGTTTACTCTATTTAGATACAGGTGCCATGTATCGGGCGGTAACTTGGTTAGTAATGGAATCTAATATTGCTATAGATAATCACGAAGCGATCGCTAACTTAATCAAAAATGTCAGCCTGGAATTAACTTCCCCCACAGCATTTGATCTACCTACTATCGTTTACATTGATGATCGGGAAGTAACCAACGCTATTCGCACTCCAGAAGTTACTGCTAACGTATCGGCGATCGCTGCTCAAGCTGCTGTGCGTCAAAAATTAGTAGAAATGCAGCAGCAATGGGGAGAAAAAGGAGGCATCATTGCTGAAGGTCGAGATATTGGCACTAATGTGTTTCCTAATGCCGAATTAAAAATCTTTTTAACTGCTTCAGCTGCAGAGAGAGCCAGACGAAGATTGCAAGATCTGCAAAACCAAGGACGAAACGATATCGATTTGCAACAGCTTACTCAAGATATTCAACAACGAGATGAGCAGGATAGTAATAGAGCGATCGCACCACTCAAAAAAGCAGATGATGCAATTGAACTAATCACTGATAATCTCACTATCGATGAAGTGATCGCCAAAATTATCAACCTCTACAATCAAATCAAATGA
- a CDS encoding type II toxin-antitoxin system Phd/YefM family antitoxin produces MNISKSKLQSKLLEILRLVESDNQEIIVTDRGRLVAKISKFSEVPPTEELFKDLRGKIKYFEDLTASTTEEWGELLSA; encoded by the coding sequence ATGAATATTTCTAAAAGTAAGCTCCAAAGTAAACTACTGGAAATTTTGAGATTAGTTGAGTCTGATAATCAGGAAATTATTGTGACAGATCGTGGTAGACTCGTAGCCAAAATCTCGAAGTTCAGTGAAGTACCTCCGACTGAAGAGTTATTTAAAGATCTACGAGGCAAAATCAAATACTTTGAAGATCTAACTGCCAGCACAACCGAAGAATGGGGTGAGTTACTCTCCGCTTAG
- the ruvA gene encoding Holliday junction branch migration protein RuvA yields the protein MISYLKGKKVEIVKTTQNRLFLILEVNDIGYEMQIYSRFARQLDEGENQPIQIFTHLQIQEDKQILYGFPSAAERDLFRQLVAVSGIGMQLAIALIDTLGISELVSAIVTSNIPTLTKTPGVGKKTAERIALELKTKLAQWHKLSGVEVQQPQAVFAPQPEIKEDLEMTLLALGYSNEEIEQVLTALCQDEQLLKNSSAEEWIRSAIAWLSGE from the coding sequence ATGATTAGTTACCTGAAGGGTAAAAAAGTAGAAATTGTTAAAACTACTCAAAATCGTCTCTTTCTGATTTTAGAAGTTAATGATATCGGTTATGAAATGCAGATTTACTCGCGTTTTGCCCGACAGTTAGACGAAGGGGAAAATCAACCAATCCAAATTTTTACTCATCTACAGATACAGGAAGATAAACAGATTCTGTATGGGTTTCCCTCAGCAGCAGAACGAGATTTATTTCGTCAGTTAGTAGCAGTAAGTGGAATCGGCATGCAGTTAGCGATCGCTTTAATTGATACTTTGGGAATTTCCGAGTTGGTTAGTGCAATTGTCACTAGTAATATTCCTACTCTGACTAAAACTCCTGGGGTTGGCAAAAAAACTGCTGAACGAATTGCTCTAGAATTAAAGACTAAACTGGCTCAGTGGCATAAACTATCTGGAGTGGAAGTTCAACAACCGCAAGCTGTATTTGCTCCTCAACCTGAAATTAAAGAAGACTTAGAAATGACTTTATTAGCCTTGGGCTATTCCAATGAGGAAATTGAACAAGTTTTAACTGCTCTGTGTCAAGATGAGCAATTACTTAAAAATTCTAGTGCGGAAGAATGGATTAGAAGTGCGATCGCTTGGCTAAGCGGAGAGTAA